A stretch of the Coprobacillus cateniformis genome encodes the following:
- the fsa gene encoding fructose-6-phosphate aldolase: MKLFLDSANIEEIKRANEFGIICGVTTNPSIIAKEGKDFKEMIQQMTQIIDGPISGEVKPTTEEAKDMIREGRSIASLHPNMVVKLPTTPEGLKACHVLSKEGIKTNLTLVFSVPQALLAARAGATYVSPFIGRIDDISMDGLQLIKDIAQIFKIYNLSTQIICASIRNAYHIIGCAKTGADIATVPYSIIEQMVKHPLTDKGLEKFKNDYIAVFGE, encoded by the coding sequence ATGAAATTATTTTTAGATAGTGCAAATATAGAGGAAATAAAAAGGGCTAATGAATTTGGAATTATTTGCGGAGTGACAACAAATCCATCTATAATTGCAAAAGAAGGAAAAGATTTTAAAGAAATGATTCAACAAATGACACAAATTATTGATGGTCCAATAAGTGGAGAAGTCAAGCCGACAACAGAAGAGGCCAAAGATATGATCAGAGAAGGTCGTAGTATTGCTAGTTTACATCCCAATATGGTTGTTAAATTGCCAACAACACCAGAAGGATTAAAAGCCTGTCATGTATTATCGAAGGAAGGTATTAAAACAAATTTAACACTTGTTTTCTCAGTCCCTCAAGCCTTACTTGCTGCCAGAGCAGGAGCTACTTATGTTTCACCATTTATTGGTAGAATAGATGATATTTCTATGGATGGGTTACAATTAATAAAAGATATTGCTCAAATATTTAAAATTTACAATTTATCAACGCAAATCATTTGTGCTAGCATAAGAAATGCATATCATATTATTGGATGTGCAAAAACTGGTGCTGATATAGCAACTGTTCCATATAGCATTATTGAACAAATGGTTAAACATCCTTTGACAGACAAAGGATTAGAAAAGTTCAAAAATGATTATATTGCTGTATTTGGAGAATAA
- a CDS encoding DegV family protein has translation MIKIITDSTSDIDVTYAKELNIDIVPLKVIIDGKEYKDRVDLQPDQFYSLLEKSEVLPTTSQPSPQEFLNYYEEAKEKGDSVIVMTLSGTISGTYQSANIAKDLAEYENIYVIDSLNATQALRLLVLKAVALREEGKDAETIFNELQAYKERVRIVAFVDTLEYLCKGGRMSKTVAAAGTLLKVKPIIGLRDGKLEMFSKARGAVKATAKIIELIHEDGEIDFKEPICIGYTGNDEGLEKFEQALRDEFKFEDVLHGFVGPVIGTHAGPGARLIAYVKK, from the coding sequence ATGATTAAAATTATAACTGATTCAACATCTGATATAGATGTTACTTATGCAAAAGAATTAAATATTGACATTGTTCCATTAAAAGTGATTATTGATGGTAAAGAATATAAAGACCGAGTTGATTTACAGCCTGATCAGTTCTATAGTTTATTAGAAAAAAGTGAAGTTCTGCCAACAACATCGCAACCTTCACCACAAGAATTCCTAAACTACTATGAAGAAGCCAAAGAAAAAGGTGATAGTGTCATTGTTATGACACTTTCTGGTACTATTAGCGGAACTTATCAAAGTGCTAATATAGCAAAAGATTTAGCTGAATATGAAAATATTTATGTTATTGATAGTTTAAATGCAACTCAAGCTTTAAGACTTTTGGTATTAAAAGCCGTTGCTTTACGTGAAGAAGGAAAAGACGCAGAAACTATTTTCAACGAATTACAAGCTTATAAAGAACGTGTACGTATTGTCGCATTTGTTGACACTTTAGAATATCTTTGTAAAGGTGGAAGAATGTCTAAGACAGTTGCCGCAGCTGGAACACTTCTAAAAGTAAAACCAATTATTGGATTACGTGATGGAAAACTAGAAATGTTCTCTAAAGCAAGAGGGGCTGTGAAAGCCACTGCAAAAATCATTGAATTAATACATGAAGATGGTGAAATTGATTTCAAAGAACCTATTTGTATAGGATATACAGGTAATGATGAGGGCTTAGAAAAATTTGAGCAAGCATTGCGTGATGAATTTAAGTTTGAGGATGTTCTTCATGGTTTTGTTGGTCCAGTCATTGGAACACATGCAGGTCCAGGAGCTCGTCTAATTGCATATGTAAAAAAATAG